A single window of Acidimicrobiales bacterium DNA harbors:
- a CDS encoding ABC transporter ATP-binding protein produces the protein MTGQDGATALLEFRQVNTHYGAVHILKDVDLAIYPGELVCLLGGNASGKSTTLKTLLGMVTPTSGEVVLDGEIVNDKPISYRVSNGITMVPENRRLFKRLSVGENLELGAYLRTDKDGIAEDLERIFDLFPRVKERLSQKAGTLSGGEQQMVAIGRALMSRPRVLLMDEPSMGLAPALVQQNFELIRQIHADGMSVFMVEQNANMALSIADRGWVLQSGRVVLDDTAEALLANPELRASYLGEG, from the coding sequence ATGACCGGCCAGGACGGGGCCACGGCGCTGCTGGAGTTCCGGCAGGTCAACACCCACTACGGAGCCGTCCACATCCTCAAGGACGTGGACCTGGCCATCTACCCGGGCGAGCTGGTGTGCCTGCTGGGCGGCAACGCTTCAGGGAAGTCGACCACGCTGAAGACGTTGCTTGGCATGGTCACGCCCACTTCAGGTGAGGTGGTGCTGGACGGTGAGATCGTCAACGACAAGCCGATCAGTTACCGGGTCTCTAACGGGATCACGATGGTTCCGGAGAACCGTCGACTGTTCAAGCGCCTGTCGGTCGGGGAGAACCTCGAGTTGGGGGCCTACCTGCGTACCGACAAGGACGGTATTGCTGAGGACCTGGAACGCATCTTCGATCTGTTTCCCCGGGTCAAGGAGCGCCTGTCGCAGAAGGCGGGAACCCTGTCGGGCGGCGAGCAGCAGATGGTGGCCATCGGTCGGGCTTTGATGTCGCGGCCACGGGTCCTGCTCATGGACGAGCCGTCAATGGGTCTGGCCCCAGCGCTCGTGCAGCAGAACTTCGAGTTGATCCGTCAGATCCACGCGGACGGAATGTCCGTTTTCATGGTGGAGCAGAACGCCAACATGGCTCTGTCCATCGCCGATCGGGGGTGGGTGCTTCAGTCTGGTCGGGTGGTGCTGGACGACACCGCTGAGGCTCTTCTGGCTAATCCTGAGCTCCGGGCCTCTTACCTCGGTGAAGGCTGA